Genomic DNA from Lactuca sativa cultivar Salinas chromosome 8, Lsat_Salinas_v11, whole genome shotgun sequence:
TTTTTTATATGTACATGATATAAATTCGAGTTTGTTTACGTCAAACGTTtcgatgtgtgtatatatatatatatatatatatatatatatatatatatatatatatatatatatatatatatatatatatatatatatatatatatatatatatatatatatatatatattttatgttttcGTGCTTAATTTTATATACACTTCCTACGTATGACTCAAGTCACATATAATACATTTTTGATTATTTGAACTTCCGTTCGTTGGCTTAAAAAAATAATCTTACATATTTTTATGTACGTTTCAGTATAAATTCGAATTTGTTTACGTTTTGATGTgaattttgtgtgtgtttttaCACATGAGTTTAGTTACATATAATACATTTTCATACGGCGCTATAAATTGAAGTTATTCAGTGGTACCAACCTTTTGTATTTATGTGTCAACAAATGCAAGAAGATACCTAACTTTTATCAATTCAATTATCAAAATTCAACTTATAAAACAGATTGAAGCTTTTTAAGTAGGAGTTCTAATGGGTCGAGCTTTTATAGAGATTTAAACTCAGAGCTCGTTCGAATCTAATTTAATAAGTTCAAGTACAAAATACAAGTTGAACCACATACATTCAATCGCTATTTGCTGCTAATTCCTTACAATCTTGAAATGCTTAGTTAGTAGTTGCTAAATGCGCATTACAAGGGGATTTTGAGCTGGATAACTTGCAGTCTTGCATAAGAATTGAAATCCAAGTAGCATCAAATTGAAGTTTCCATCTTTTAACACTCAAACTATGGTTAAAAACATATCGTTAATCTTTTAAGAATGAACCTACTGAGCCTTCTCCCACATACATATAAATCAACTTAAAATTGACTAATCGAGGCAGCCGCTTTGTTAACTTGATAGTTGATTATCTTTGCGATAGTTAAGGATGAGAATAATGAGGATCTGAAACAGAATCAAACTGCTACTTTGTCTGGATAAAAGAATCTAACATATGAAACTTCATTTTCTTGTTCTCGGCTTTCTCTATTAAGTCGTTAAAACTCTCATATATAATTAAAACTTGAAAACAACTACATACATATTACATATAGAGAAGATGGAAGGAATAAGTTAAACAATTTTGGCAACGAGATCAAATCTTGAAAGAAACTTGTTATGATTACAATCAAGCATTTCACTCAAACTGCAAGAAACATTCTTCTGTTTCAAAAGCTTCTCACGTCTCTCAAGTCGTTTCTTGAAACCATGGTGAAAAAACTCAGGATAATCAGCAGCTTCCTCAATTCCTCGATCCATCACCTCCACCAAAAACCTAATCCTCGGTTCCAACGAGTTCTTAACACTCTTAATCAAAACCGGTGGATATCGCCCCACTAAACTCGCTATTTGACCCGAACCAAACCCGCGGGTTTTCAAATAATCAAGATTCGGTTTCAAAATCTTATCCACATCTCTACATATAACTTCAGGGAAATTAATCACTACCTTTTGTAGATCTGATTTCGTTAACCCTAACGAAAGTAAAAACTCGGTTGTGGGCCGTAGCCGCTTCTCAACATTGTACCCCATAATGGACGGGTATTTAACCAAGATTTTCCCGATCATTCCGTCTTTGGTCAAACCGATGTTTACAAGAAAGTCAACTACCCCTGAAAGCTTGGAATGGATGCTGTAGCTTATGATTCTAGGGTTATGGAGGATGAGTTTACCGAGTTGAGTTCCTGACACACCGAGTGACTCGAAGAAACCGAGGAGTGGGCAAAGTTTTTCTTCGATGCTGTGGGTTAAAATGTGGGGGAATTTGGTTATGGCGGAAGGGACTTCATCGGGTTTTGTTGAGAGAGTTGTGAGGCATTGGATCATTGGGATGAGTTTTTGGTTTAGATCGAGGGTCATGATTTTGGGACATTTTGTGATGATTGATGGAAGCTTTCGTTCTTGGATGCCGATGGATTTTAAGTAATCCCAGTTTTCTGATAGGTTTTGTTTTTGGACAGATTCGAGGCGTTTGCATTTTCTCATTATTTCGTTAATGCCTTTCTCATGAAAACCTTTCTGCTTGAAGAACCATAATATGTGGCTGTTGCTGTTGCTGATGTCCATAAGACCTGAAATTTAGGGTAGAGGGAAATGGAAATCAACAAAGCGTTTATACCttaaatcaaactaaaaataataTCACAAATTCAACCCGTTTAAGTGAAAATGGGTCATTAAACAATCACACTGTAAATGTTTAGAATTCATTTCAAAGAATCAGCACATTGTAAACAGCTACTAAACAATCACAAATTCACAATCAGTAAACATAAACGGCATCATTAAATCAGTAAACAGAATGTCATCATTAATCAGTAAAGATGTTCTGAGTTATGAGTTCTGACCTGTAGAGTCGGGGAAGGCGTCGTTGGTGTGCCGGATTCAAAGAAGGGCGTCACGGTGTGCCGGTGGAAGGTGGCCGTGTGCGATTCTAGATGGTGGAAGCGATTGAATGTGTCGTCGATCGATTTGGGACTTGGCAGAATCAGAAAAAATGAGAATGGGATTGTGATTATCGGCGATGCCGTCGCTGCTGCGCAGGAGCTGGCTAAGGCCTCGCCGGTGGACTGTGACGTTATGCGATTGAACGGTGGGTTCGTCCGTGCGATTGAACGAGTGAGCGAGAGAGAATGGATTGTACCCTGGTTGTCTTGTGTGTTTGTGATGTCGGCTGAGAGATAAAACCTAGctaagtttattttaattttgtatataattttttttttcaaaaaacatatataaaatatatatattaaatatataaaagacCAGCTAAGTTACTGGACCGGCTTGTCACGGAATGACTCTTTTAGACTAGTCAATACCATGTGCCGCTTAGTGCTTCTCTGACTAAGTCAGACTAACTTCAGCGATCTAGATGTATTAACGAACTTAGGAAGCAAGAGTTACGacaagggacacttcaagaaagcTTCTATTATATAACTAAACTTCTTTACAAGGCAACTTCTTGATGGTTTGGACAAATGAGTTTACAAGACTCTAGAATATTGTAAACTTGTATAGATGTCCGTGGAATAAAGGAGAAAGATCAGGAATAAATGAAAAAGGCACTAGACGAAACTAGAATGACCCGGAAGACTTTGGAAGGATCTAGAACACGCTAGATCATACAAGAACGATTTGGATAATATCAGGAAGACTTAGAGATTTCTAGAGCATCGTATACAAGTTTACAATATTCTAGAGTCTTGTAAAATCCATGTATATAATAGGAAGAGTCTAGATTAGTCATGAACGATCGGGACCTAGAAACTTCCATTTGAGGAGGTGTAAGGTtcctattataatattattataggaACCTTACACCTCCTCAAATGGAAGTTTCTAGGTCCCGATCATTCATGACTAATCTAGACTCTTCCTATTATATACATGGATTTTACAAGACTCTAGAATATTGTAAACTTGTATACGATGCTTTAGAAATCTCTAAGTCTTCCCGATATTATCCAAATCGTTCTTGTATGATCTAGCGTGTTCTAGATCCTTCCAAAGTCTTCCGGGTCGTTCTAGTTTCGTCTAGTGCCTTTTTCATTTATTCCGGATCTTTCTCCTTTATTCCACGGACATCTATAATATTCTAGCACCTTCCAGGGTTTCGTAGAGCATTCTTGATCTCTCCGGAGATTTCTCGAGTATACTTGATCGTTCCAGAGTTCTCTAGACGTCCTTGGAATTTTCCAGAAACTTGGTCCGTGACAGGCGGTTACCCAACGGATAGAGGTTCTAAGATAAGGAAAACAGAAACCGGAACTACTTAAGGTAGTTCTAAAATTTTAGGAACAAGTTCGACGTTGACATCACaacgttttttatttattttatttatttatttatttatttttttatcattCTCTTACAATGTTGTGCAAACCTGACATTGTTGTAGATATTCTTGCTAAACTCATGACCCGACTGTCATGCGATGTGTTTTGGTAGATGGTTACATATTCAAGTAGTAATAGAAGGGGATCATTTGCTTTTACATTACGTATTCAGCAAGAAAGTTGTGACAAGCCCTCGAAGCAAAGTGCAAGAAATAGTTTTTTGAAATCGAGGAGTCCAAGTTGACATTTGGGAAGAGGGAATTATGCTTTGTGACCGGCTTCCATTTTGGTTAATATTTGATTGCCTCAAATTATGGTTATGCTTTTCGATTACATGTGTTTCCTATATGTTTCCTATGGTGAAGACAACTAAATCTATAAAATTGCAACATGTTATTAATGTATTTGAAACATCTCTTTATGAATAATCAGACGATGATGCAGTCTGTGTGTCTATTATATTTGTTTTAGAAGGGGTTAATGGTCAGTTAGCTCACCAATATGTGAAGGAGAAGTATTTGGGTTTGGTATCCAACTTTGATGATTCAACATGTATCATGTAGTCGGGGGATAATTTAGGATCAATTGTACACTCAGCTAGAGATGTTATTCAATAGGCGTTATAGGCTTATTCATCATGTCAAAGAAAAAATCGTCAAAAGTTAATGTACAACCTCGATGGGTTTTCATACGCTTTTAAGGTAAAATACATGATTATCATTTTAACGTTTTCTATTTGCTAGTATcctgatatatgattcttttAGATATGGATTCTAGAGAGTTTTCTGGTCAACATTTTGTTTGGTGTGCGCCAAGTGAATGTGATCCCTCATGCTGTTGAATGGTCCAGGCTTAGGAAATTACAAAAACATCAATGTTATATGTTTCTTGATGTTGAGCGAGGAtgcttatttatataaatttctCATTTTCCCCGTATGTATAATGATGTTAACAGTTAATGTACAATTATGTTAGGAGGATAATAAGCTTTTAGAGAAGTTGCGGTCAACAATAGATGAGAGTCATGCGACATGGTGGTCTTTTAGCTCTGCATGGATTGATCTCAATGCTTTACTTACTACCTACATTCAAAGGGAACCATCTCTCACACCATCACCTCACATGTCACCTAATTATGAACCTCCAAAAAATTGGTACGACGCGATACTAACAAAGGTTCATATGCATCCGACCTACCACCACAAACTGGACCAACAATAAATTAGGACCAACTCGTTATGGATTTGCAAAAGGAGCTTTAAGAATGTCGGTGTCAATTGGTGGCACATGAAATGTGTAATATAAAACTCGAAGTTGTGGTAGGTATACACGTACTTCATAGTAATAAGGGTGCCACACATGATGATGATACCTCACAAGGGTTCGAGGTATATTGTTAATTAACTCTAGCatattgttatttaattttaTGGTATATACCCGTTATTGCATCATTGATATTTTAATAGTATGGATTTGTTAAATGATTATAGGGTGACAAGGTTACCCCCCTTAGAGCAATTTATCATAGAGGATTGTGTTCTTTTACAAGATGATGACTTTTGGACACATAAGTTTAAGGTACATAAATAACTACATATGTGCTATTATACGTTGTTGTATTgttaaaaatttaattatatttaatattttctttttgtagGATGAAACTATTAAAACTGTAAAGTAGTCGGATGACGAACCTGTGATAGAagtgtgaaacatcccaaaaataccaaaaaaaagttttcattttttaagtaataaaactcaTTCATAAACATCACAAGTCAAGTAATCCAAAACATgagtatattattttcataaaaatatcagagtaaatcccACAATCTTGTAGTGCGGATATCATCGGTGGATGCAATGCAATCAAGCTAACTCATTTCCCCTGCTACTAGAGATACCTTAAACATTTAAacttaaaccgtaagcacaaaaaaATCACGACGGATTCCACCGCCACGTCATGATGAGCATGTCACCACGTCGTTGTATCTCATCAGAATCAACTCAACGGATTAatcccttaatccattaagccccaTATCCATACCTTCCAGAAAGCttccttagactcatatgtatcaTAAAAATCCTTGCTTTGAGGACATGCACGTATAATGCATGTCTTTTACTCAACTTAGGTCAAAATGAAAGGAATGGGGTTATGCATGAGCTCAAAATTACATAATACTTCAGATCTGGAGCATCTAATCTTCTTGGGACCTCAAGGAtcaataaagttggcaactttattggATCCATCCACTCAAACCAACATAA
This window encodes:
- the LOC111893153 gene encoding transcription termination factor MTERF6, chloroplastic/mitochondrial, which gives rise to MDISNSNSHILWFFKQKGFHEKGINEIMRKCKRLESVQKQNLSENWDYLKSIGIQERKLPSIITKCPKIMTLDLNQKLIPMIQCLTTLSTKPDEVPSAITKFPHILTHSIEEKLCPLLGFFESLGVSGTQLGKLILHNPRIISYSIHSKLSGVVDFLVNIGLTKDGMIGKILVKYPSIMGYNVEKRLRPTTEFLLSLGLTKSDLQKVVINFPEVICRDVDKILKPNLDYLKTRGFGSGQIASLVGRYPPVLIKSVKNSLEPRIRFLVEVMDRGIEEAADYPEFFHHGFKKRLERREKLLKQKNVSCSLSEMLDCNHNKFLSRFDLVAKIV